A genomic segment from Methanocaldococcus sp. encodes:
- a CDS encoding KaiC domain-containing protein yields MRRVKTGIPGMDEILHGGIPERNVVLLSGGPGTGKSIFCQQFLYKGVVDYNEPGVLVALEEHPVQIRENMKQFGWDVRKLEEEGKFAIIDAFTYGIGSAAKREKYVVNDPNDERELVDVLKTAINDIGAKRIGIDSVTTLYLTKPMMARKTVFLLKRVIAGLGCTAIFTSQISVGERGFGGPGVEHAVDGIIRLDLDEINGELKRSLIVWKMRGTSHSLKRHPFDITDNGIIVYADKVLKLR; encoded by the coding sequence ATGAGAAGAGTAAAAACAGGAATTCCTGGAATGGATGAAATTTTACATGGAGGAATACCAGAGAGGAATGTTGTATTATTATCAGGAGGTCCAGGAACTGGAAAGTCAATATTCTGCCAACAATTTTTATACAAGGGAGTAGTAGATTACAACGAACCAGGAGTTTTAGTAGCATTAGAGGAACATCCTGTCCAAATTAGAGAAAATATGAAGCAGTTTGGATGGGATGTTAGAAAGTTAGAAGAAGAAGGGAAATTTGCTATAATAGATGCATTTACTTATGGAATTGGTAGTGCCGCAAAGAGAGAGAAGTATGTTGTAAATGACCCTAACGATGAGAGAGAATTGGTAGATGTTTTAAAAACGGCAATAAATGATATTGGGGCTAAGAGAATTGGAATAGATTCAGTTACTACATTATACTTAACTAAGCCAATGATGGCAAGGAAAACCGTATTTTTATTAAAGAGAGTTATTGCTGGATTAGGTTGCACTGCAATATTTACTTCTCAAATATCAGTTGGAGAGAGAGGTTTTGGAGGACCAGGAGTAGAACATGCAGTTGATGGAATTATAAGATTAGATTTAGATGAAATTAACGGAGAACTTAAAAGAAGTCTAATTGTATGGAAAATGAGAGGAACAAGCCATTCATTAAAGAGACATCCATTTGATATAACTGATAATGGAATTATTGTATATGCTGACAAGGTTTTAAAACTTAGATAA
- a CDS encoding transcriptional regulator, which yields MIPLVPTSRTEIDKLEHVLILGTLFRPEILELIKDPVEKVTWVDSLAIAAGALAREKAGYTIREIADELGRTEQTIRKHLKGETKAGKLVRETYEMLKRGELNIEEVEKFLEAVVRKEDIEEKLANIKKLEEEIEKLKKENEELAKKLEKVKEILKEALKEFE from the coding sequence ATGATTCCATTGGTGCCAACGTCAAGAACAGAAATAGACAAATTAGAGCATGTTTTAATTTTAGGAACTCTTTTTAGACCAGAAATTTTAGAGTTAATAAAAGATCCTGTTGAAAAAGTTACATGGGTTGATTCATTAGCAATTGCCGCTGGGGCCTTAGCAAGAGAAAAGGCAGGTTACACAATAAGGGAAATTGCTGATGAGTTGGGAAGAACTGAACAAACAATTAGAAAACACTTAAAAGGAGAAACTAAGGCAGGTAAATTAGTAAGAGAAACCTATGAGATGTTAAAGAGAGGAGAATTGAACATTGAAGAAGTTGAGAAATTCTTAGAGGCAGTCGTAAGAAAAGAAGATATAGAAGAAAAATTGGCAAATATTAAGAAATTAGAAGAAGAAATTGAAAAACTTAAAAAAGAGAATGAAGAGTTGGCTAAGAAATTAGAAAAAGTTAAAGAAATCTTAAAAGAAGCATTAAAAGAATTTGAATAA
- a CDS encoding MTH1187 family thiamine-binding protein, with the protein MRKVVAEVSIIPLGKGASVSKYVKKAIDIFKKYNLKVETNAMGTVLEGDLDEILKVFKEAHSTVLNDVDRVVSSLKIDERKDKENTIERKLKAIGEL; encoded by the coding sequence GTGAGAAAAGTTGTGGCAGAAGTTTCAATAATCCCATTAGGAAAAGGTGCAAGTGTTTCAAAGTATGTTAAAAAGGCTATTGACATTTTTAAAAAATACAACTTAAAAGTTGAGACAAACGCAATGGGCACAGTGTTAGAAGGAGATTTAGATGAAATTTTAAAAGTATTTAAAGAAGCACATTCAACTGTTTTAAATGATGTGGATAGAGTTGTAAGTAGTTTAAAAATTGACGAAAGAAAAGATAAAGAAAATACAATTGAAAGAAAGTTAAAGGCTATTGGAGAACTATAA
- a CDS encoding carbamoyltransferase C-terminal domain-containing protein, with translation MILGLCDGHNASASLIDKNNILYAISEERFTRKKNQRGFPENSINYILSNVDTENIEYVSVGGVFRRGERIKKLKNFQNKIKKKFLYIYHHMAHSYLYKLSNFKESLVISIDGGGDGLSFLASIANKNDLEIIAQSDLIDSVGDFYASITELLCFKPMKDEGKVMSLSSFECEDNINLKVIDYIEEIKSFKNYLGVVGYEATKALKKLMIPYLNNKDKLSFEDKVKISKFAQKTLEDIVLKAVNSLTYEFDIDNVVFVGGVAQNVKLNSKIAEKYNLFVPPFMGDEGLCLGASLSDKRIDRINLINTYFGYQIKNENIEKILEDIKNKLKNYKIDFIEEKDIPEVVGNLIVENNIVCIARGKMEFGPRALGNRSIISLPTKENKEKINKKLKRDWFMPFAPTILYEYIEDYLINPRYSPFMTQIFKVKEDKIKEIEGVVHVDKTTRPQTLKKESNETYYNLIKYIYDITEVPVVLNTSFNIHGEPIVCNEKDAIKSFLTADFDALLLGNYLISKVK, from the coding sequence ATGATTTTAGGGTTATGTGATGGACATAACGCAAGTGCCTCATTAATTGATAAAAATAATATTTTATATGCAATTAGTGAAGAAAGATTTACAAGAAAAAAAAATCAAAGGGGTTTCCCAGAAAACTCTATAAATTATATTTTAAGCAATGTTGATACTGAAAATATTGAATATGTTTCTGTTGGGGGAGTTTTTAGGAGAGGAGAAAGAATAAAGAAATTAAAAAATTTTCAAAATAAAATAAAGAAAAAATTTTTATACATTTATCATCATATGGCACATTCATATCTATATAAATTATCAAATTTTAAAGAATCCTTAGTTATTTCAATTGATGGGGGAGGGGATGGACTCTCTTTTTTGGCGTCTATTGCAAATAAAAATGATTTAGAAATTATTGCTCAAAGTGATTTAATAGATTCAGTTGGAGATTTTTACGCATCAATAACTGAACTACTATGTTTTAAACCAATGAAAGATGAAGGTAAGGTTATGTCATTATCATCTTTTGAATGTGAAGATAATATAAATTTAAAAGTTATTGATTATATTGAGGAAATAAAATCATTTAAAAACTATTTAGGAGTTGTTGGATATGAAGCCACCAAAGCATTAAAAAAACTTATGATTCCTTATCTAAATAACAAAGATAAATTATCTTTTGAAGATAAAGTAAAAATATCAAAATTTGCTCAAAAAACTTTGGAAGATATTGTTTTAAAGGCTGTAAATAGTTTAACTTATGAATTTGATATAGATAATGTTGTGTTTGTTGGAGGTGTGGCTCAGAATGTTAAGTTAAACTCAAAAATTGCTGAAAAGTATAATCTATTTGTCCCTCCTTTTATGGGTGATGAAGGGCTTTGTTTAGGAGCAAGTTTATCAGATAAAAGAATAGACAGAATTAATTTAATAAATACATACTTTGGATATCAAATTAAAAACGAGAATATTGAAAAAATATTGGAAGATATAAAAAACAAACTTAAAAATTACAAAATAGATTTTATTGAAGAAAAGGACATTCCAGAAGTTGTTGGTAATTTAATAGTTGAAAATAATATTGTATGCATAGCAAGAGGTAAAATGGAATTTGGCCCAAGGGCTTTGGGAAATAGGAGTATTATATCTTTACCTACAAAGGAAAATAAAGAAAAAATAAACAAAAAATTAAAAAGAGACTGGTTTATGCCATTTGCTCCTACAATACTTTATGAGTATATAGAGGATTATTTAATAAATCCAAGATACTCTCCATTTATGACGCAAATATTTAAAGTTAAAGAAGATAAAATAAAAGAAATTGAAGGAGTAGTTCATGTAGATAAAACTACAAGACCACAAACATTAAAAAAAGAATCAAATGAGACATATTATAATTTAATAAAATATATATATGACATAACTGAAGTTCCAGTAGTTTTAAATACATCTTTTAATATACATGGAGAGCCAATAGTTTGCAACGAAAAGGATGCAATAAAAAGCTTTTTAACGGCAGATTTTGATGCTCTACTATTAGGAAATTATTTAATCTCTAAAGTTAAATAG
- a CDS encoding adenylate kinase family protein — MRIAITGTPGVGKTTVSKVLGDKLGIKVIDITEFVKKYKLYKEKDIDMDSYVIDFEKLENFIKKIEDKEKTIILDGHVSHLLNPDYTIVLRCNPEIIKKRLEERGYKPKKVLENVQAEILDVCLCESKGKVYEIDTTNRDVDDIVNEIIEAIKHKKERKGIVDWINQYFDYLTLEIK; from the coding sequence ATGAGAATTGCCATAACTGGAACTCCGGGAGTTGGAAAGACAACAGTATCTAAGGTTTTAGGAGATAAGTTAGGAATAAAAGTTATAGATATAACTGAGTTTGTTAAAAAATATAAACTATATAAGGAAAAAGATATTGATATGGACTCTTATGTCATTGATTTTGAAAAATTAGAAAACTTTATTAAAAAAATTGAAGATAAAGAAAAAACTATAATTTTAGATGGTCATGTATCTCACTTATTAAATCCTGATTACACGATAGTTCTTAGATGCAATCCAGAGATTATTAAAAAAAGATTAGAAGAGAGAGGATATAAGCCAAAAAAGGTTTTGGAAAATGTTCAAGCAGAAATATTAGATGTTTGTTTATGTGAAAGTAAAGGCAAAGTTTATGAGATAGATACGACAAATAGAGATGTTGATGATATTGTCAATGAGATTATTGAAGCAATAAAACATAAAAAAGAGAGAAAGGGTATTGTAGATTGGATTAATCAATATTTTGACTATTTAACTTTAGAGATTAAATAA
- a CDS encoding FAD-dependent oxidoreductase, with protein sequence MRVVIVGSGAGGLTTASTVRKYDKDIEIVVVTKEKEIAYSPCAIPYVIEGVIKSFDDIVMHTPEYYKKERNIEILTETTVIDVSSKENKIMCIDKEGNKFEIDYDYLVLATGAVPFIPPIEGKDLEGVFKVRTIEDGRNILKYIEENNCKKVAVVGAGAIGLEMAYGLKKRGLEVLVIEMAPQVLPRFLDPDMAEIVQKYLEKEGIKIILSKPLEKIVGKDRVEAVCVDNKLYNVDMVVMATGVRPNIELAKKAGCKIGKYAIEVNEKMQTSIPNIYAVGDCVEVTDFITGEKTLSPFGSTAVRQGIVAGKNIAGIEVKFYPVLNSAVSKIGDLEIGGTGLTAFSANLKRIPIIIGKATALTRARYYPGGKRIDIKMIFNEDCRVVGCQIVGGERVSERIDAMSIAIFKKVTSEELANMEFCYAPPVSMVYEPLSLAAEDALNKLIKK encoded by the coding sequence ATGAGGGTAGTAATTGTAGGAAGTGGAGCAGGAGGTTTAACAACAGCATCAACAGTTAGAAAATACGATAAAGATATTGAGATAGTTGTAGTAACCAAAGAGAAAGAGATTGCCTATTCTCCTTGTGCTATTCCTTATGTAATTGAAGGAGTTATAAAGAGTTTTGACGATATAGTTATGCACACACCAGAATATTACAAAAAGGAAAGAAACATTGAAATATTAACTGAAACCACTGTTATAGATGTAAGTTCAAAGGAAAATAAAATAATGTGCATAGATAAAGAAGGAAATAAATTTGAAATAGATTATGATTATTTAGTTTTAGCTACTGGGGCAGTTCCATTTATTCCACCAATTGAAGGGAAAGATTTAGAGGGAGTATTTAAGGTTAGAACTATTGAGGATGGAAGAAATATATTAAAATATATTGAAGAAAATAACTGTAAAAAAGTTGCTGTTGTTGGAGCAGGGGCAATAGGTTTAGAAATGGCTTATGGTTTAAAGAAAAGAGGTTTAGAAGTTTTAGTTATTGAAATGGCTCCTCAGGTTTTACCAAGATTTTTAGATCCAGACATGGCTGAAATCGTCCAAAAATATTTGGAAAAAGAAGGGATTAAAATTATATTGTCAAAACCTTTGGAAAAAATTGTAGGAAAAGATAGAGTTGAAGCAGTTTGTGTTGATAATAAATTATATAATGTTGATATGGTAGTAATGGCTACTGGTGTAAGACCAAATATAGAATTGGCAAAAAAGGCAGGATGTAAAATAGGTAAATATGCTATAGAAGTCAATGAAAAAATGCAAACATCAATTCCAAATATATATGCAGTTGGAGACTGTGTTGAAGTAACTGATTTTATAACTGGGGAGAAAACATTATCTCCATTTGGATCAACTGCTGTAAGGCAGGGAATTGTTGCTGGTAAAAACATTGCTGGAATTGAAGTAAAGTTCTATCCAGTTTTAAATTCAGCAGTTAGTAAAATTGGAGATTTAGAAATTGGTGGAACTGGATTAACAGCATTTTCTGCCAATTTAAAAAGAATTCCTATAATTATTGGTAAAGCAACAGCATTAACAAGAGCAAGATACTATCCAGGAGGGAAGAGAATAGATATTAAAATGATATTTAATGAAGATTGTAGAGTTGTTGGATGTCAAATAGTAGGAGGAGAAAGAGTATCTGAAAGAATTGACGCAATGTCAATTGCAATATTTAAAAAAGTTACATCTGAAGAACTTGCTAATATGGAATTCTGCTATGCTCCACCAGTTTCTATGGTGTATGAGCCTTTATCTTTAGCCGCAGAAGATGCATTAAATAAACTTATTAAAAAATAA
- a CDS encoding DUF2115 domain-containing protein, protein MKARELFEKLKKELDNFSIYDIMKIKCYIEKDAKYLPDKYKNHYVESMMKYLIETFNEIKRKKINEINDEEIDEEKLNEMLKRIESFKKYNTEDEETFINLSKILCPYLTFIAKKPLHPTYLTFPGNVKIVKKGNNYYCPVKNKQLNEYSLCEFCVAKSIDELKN, encoded by the coding sequence ATGAAAGCAAGAGAATTATTTGAAAAATTAAAAAAAGAACTTGATAATTTCAGTATATATGACATAATGAAAATTAAGTGTTATATTGAAAAAGATGCCAAGTATCTTCCAGATAAATATAAAAATCATTATGTTGAATCAATGATGAAATATCTAATTGAAACATTTAATGAAATTAAAAGGAAAAAAATTAACGAAATTAATGATGAAGAAATTGATGAAGAAAAATTAAATGAAATGCTTAAAAGGATTGAAAGTTTTAAAAAGTATAATACTGAGGATGAGGAAACATTTATAAATCTTTCTAAAATATTATGTCCTTATTTAACTTTCATTGCAAAAAAACCCTTACATCCTACATATTTAACATTCCCTGGAAATGTAAAAATTGTTAAAAAAGGTAATAACTATTATTGCCCTGTTAAAAATAAACAACTTAATGAGTATTCATTGTGCGAATTTTGTGTGGCAAAAAGTATTGATGAACTAAAAAATTAA
- a CDS encoding TIGR00267 family protein: MLKIPRSLKLVLEILNKESGTRYIVRGLIDGTLSALGVVIGASGSSDPSVIIAAGLGGGVANGLSNILGAFTAEKASLERDRIQKEKNLLKHSGYLKKSIIYKRAIRETMICGLIDGISTTVGSALPIIPFFLFDIKTALYLAVAITICLLFILGVFIGNISKENVLISGIKMVIGAIIVTFLCFMIEKAF, translated from the coding sequence ATGTTGAAAATTCCGCGTAGTTTGAAGTTAGTTTTAGAAATACTAAATAAAGAATCAGGGACAAGATATATTGTTAGAGGACTTATAGATGGAACTTTATCAGCTCTTGGAGTGGTTATTGGAGCTAGTGGTTCCTCAGATCCGTCAGTTATTATAGCCGCAGGTCTTGGAGGAGGAGTGGCTAATGGTTTATCTAATATCTTAGGGGCATTCACAGCAGAAAAGGCATCGTTAGAGAGAGACAGAATTCAAAAGGAAAAAAACTTATTAAAGCATAGTGGATATTTAAAAAAATCTATAATTTACAAAAGGGCTATTAGAGAAACTATGATCTGTGGGCTTATTGATGGAATATCTACAACAGTAGGATCTGCACTACCAATTATTCCATTTTTTTTATTTGATATAAAAACTGCCTTATATTTAGCAGTGGCAATAACTATATGTCTATTATTTATATTGGGTGTATTTATTGGAAATATTTCCAAGGAAAATGTATTAATTTCAGGAATAAAAATGGTTATAGGGGCGATAATAGTAACATTTCTATGCTTTATGATAGAGAAAGCATTTTAA
- a CDS encoding RraA family protein has protein sequence MKILKNFSVPNLCDAGAMPLKDIKPILENQKLIFGEVITVKINYDDWGTLIKSISFAKNKIIVVEVVGEKKYETAVWGGLASLNAKIKGVKGVVIDGCVRDLEDIKSLKFPVFAKNFCPNAGKPLNCGKINVPITCGNVLVNPGDIAVGDYNGVAIIKKENLQEIIENVKYIKEKEKKIKERILRGDDLRDILKLE, from the coding sequence ATGAAGATATTAAAAAATTTTTCAGTTCCTAACCTTTGTGACGCTGGGGCAATGCCTTTAAAAGACATTAAACCTATTTTAGAGAATCAAAAATTAATTTTTGGAGAAGTAATAACTGTAAAGATAAACTATGATGACTGGGGAACTTTAATTAAATCAATAAGTTTTGCTAAAAATAAAATTATAGTTGTTGAAGTTGTAGGAGAAAAAAAATATGAAACTGCTGTATGGGGTGGATTAGCCTCTTTAAATGCTAAAATTAAAGGAGTTAAAGGAGTAGTTATAGATGGTTGTGTTAGAGATTTAGAGGATATAAAATCATTAAAGTTCCCAGTTTTTGCAAAAAACTTTTGTCCAAATGCAGGAAAACCTTTAAATTGTGGAAAAATAAATGTTCCTATAACTTGTGGAAATGTTTTAGTTAATCCAGGAGATATTGCTGTTGGAGACTACAATGGAGTGGCAATTATAAAAAAAGAAAATCTCCAAGAAATTATTGAAAATGTTAAATATATAAAAGAAAAAGAGAAAAAGATAAAAGAAAGAATTTTAAGAGGTGATGATTTAAGAGACATTTTAAAATTAGAATAA